ATCTTACATTACTATAGTCACACTATCATCCTATCTTATCATCCTATCTTATCATATCCTATATCACTATATATCCTATCATCGTATCATATATCATCATCatatctatcctatcctatcATCATCATCTATCCTATCATCGTATCATATCATATCATCATAATCAATCATCTATCATATCCTTATCATCTATAATTCACTAATCATCTCCTATATCATCCTATCATCCTATCATCCTATCATCCTAATATCTTATCATCCCTATCATCATCATCCTatcatcctatcctatcctatcataATCCTATCATCCTATCATCCTATCTTATCTATCCTATCCTTCTCCTATCATCCTATCCTATCCTTATACCATCATATCTATCATCCTATCCTTTCATCCTATCCTTCATCCTATCCTATCATCCTATATCCTATCCTTATCTCTATCATCCCTTATCATCCTATCATCCTATCCTATCATCTATTCCTATCATCCTTATCATCCTATCCTAATATCCTATCATCCACTATCATCCTATCATCCTATCTATATCCTATCATCCTATCACTCATCCTATCCTATCATCCTATATCCTATCCTATCATCCTATCATCCAACCTATCATCCACCTAttgacccctccctctccctgtcttaaCGCTGCAGGCTTCCGCCCTCTTCCTCCACCATGACGGTTGCTAACGGGTGACCTGGGGGACGAGGCGGCGGCCCATCCCGGTGACCCGTACGAACCAGAACCGGACTACGAGTGCTGTGAGCGCGTGGTCGTCACATCTCTGGTCTGCGCTTCGAGACGCAGCTGAAGACCCTCTCCCAGTTCCCTGAGACCCTGCTGGGGACCCCAAGAAGAGGATGAGATCTATAGTACTTTAGTAATATGGTTAAACTGTTGCTGTATGTTAACTCCTAGAAGAGGATGAGGTAACTATAGTACTTTAGTGATAGTTGGTTAAACTGTGTCTGTATGTTAACTCCTAGAAAGGAGGAGGTAACTATAGTACTTAGTGATATTGGTTAAACTGTGTCTGTATGTTAACTCCTAGAAGAGGATGAGGTAAACTATAGTACTTTAGTAATATTGGATTAAACTGTGTCTGTATGTTAACTCCTAGAAGAGGATGAGGTATCTATAGTACTTAGTTATATTGGTTTTAAACTGTGTCTGTATGTTAACCCCAAGAAGAGGATGAGGTAACTATAGTACTTTAGTAATATTGGTTAAACTGTGTCTGTATGTTAACTCCTAGAAGAGGATGAAGGTTAACTATAGTACTTTATGATATTGGTTAAACTGATGTCTGTGATGTTAACCCAAGAAGAGGAATGATAACTAGTACTTTAGTAATATTGGTTAAACGTGGTCTGTATGTTAACTCCTAGAAGAGGAAGAGGTAACTATAGTACTTTAGTAATATTGATTATACTTTGTCTGATATGTTACCTCTAGAAGAGCGGTGAGAGGGGAACTATAGTAACTTTAGTAATATTGGTTAAACTGTTCTGTAATGTTAACTCCTAGAAGAGGGATATAGGACTATTAGTACTTTAGTAATATTGGTTAAACTGTGTCTGTATGTTAACTcctagaagaggaggagggtaaCTATAGTACTTTAGGATATTGATtatactgtgtctgtatgttAAACCTAGAAGAGGATGAGGTAACTATAGGACTTTAGTAATATTGGTTAAACTGTGTCTGTATGTTAACTCCTAGAAGAGGAGAGGTAACTATAGTACTTAAGTAATATTGGTTAAACTGTGTCTAGTATGTTAACTCCTAGAAGGGATTGAGGGAACTATAGTACTTTTAGTGATATTGATtatactgtgtctgtatgtttaactcctagaaagaggaggagggtaaCTATAGTACTTTAGGTGTATTGATTATTACTGTGTCTGTATGTTAAACTCCTAGAAGAGGATGAGGTAACTATAGTACTTTAGTGATATTGATTTtatactgtgtctgtatgttaaactcctagaagaggaggaggtaacATATAGTACTTTAGTGATATTGATtatactgtgtctgtatgttAACTCCTAGAAGAGGGATGAGGTAACTTAAGTACTTTAATAATATTGGTTTAAACTGTGTCTGTATGTTAAACTCCTAGAAGAGGATGAGGTTAGATGTACTTATACTGATAACTCTTACGGTTGAATGGTTTACTATCTAGTTTCTTGCTGTTTGTTCTGCTACTGACATTGAGGCTCTATTCGAATCCGATTTTAAGCAGAAAATTCAGCgttttacagcgtgattgaaattttaAAAAGCAATATTCCCGTTGTTAGTGGAGACTGCGTTCACAGTAAACACTGAAAATGTTGGCTCAGTCCGAAATTACCTTTCCATTCATGTCGTTAAATCTGTAATACTTCAGCAATTAAAATCTATGAAGTATTTAGTACATAATTCAACAGCCCCATCACAcccgccccctctctctttctccaggtaCTTTTGACCCTCTGAGGAACGAGTATTTCTTTGACAGGAACCGGCCCAGCTTCGACGCCATCCTCTACTGACTACCAGTCAGGCGGGAGGCTGCGTCGGTCCGCGTTAACGTCACTTCTAGACATCTTCTCCGAGGAGTCCGCTTCTACGAACTGGGAGAGGAGGCCATCGAGATCTTCAGGGAGGATGAGGGCTTCATCAAGGAAGGAAGAGCGACCTCTTCCAGAGAATGAGTTCCAGAGACAGGTACGTTCAAATGATGGCTGTTTTTTTAGTTTGTTGTTTTTATCTTAGCTGCAGTTACATGGCACAATTAGAAAAGCAACTTAGCTGCTTGAACCTTGCCTCTTGAGTTGCACcgtgaacccccccccctccccgcaaCTAACTAGCAACTCATGTGAAACTTGGTTGTGTCCAGTTGAAACTTTTATGTCACACATTTTAGTGGCACATAGTCTAGTTAACCTAAACTGTTAACATCAAGTACATCTCAGAGACTGTTTGCTGTCTGCTGTACATTTTATGAATAAAACATTGACCTTTGACCTTGAACAGGTGTGGCTGCTGTTTGAGTATCCCGAGAGTTCCGGCGCGGCCCGTATCATCGCCATCATCAGCGTCATGGTGATCCTGATCTCTATCGTGTCCTTCTGCCTGGAGACCCTCCCCGTGTTCCGGAACGACGAAGAGGACGATGGCAACAAGGTTTTCCAGCCCTTCAACAACTCCACCTCTTCCTACACCTCCTCCTACTTCACGGATCCCTTCTTCATCCTGGAGACGCTCTGCATCATCTGGTTCTCCTTCGAGTTCCTCGTCCGCTTCTTCGCGTGTCCTAGTAAAGCCGGGTTCTTCGGTAACATTATGAATATCATCGATATCGTGGCGATTATTCCATATTTCATCACGTTGGGCACAGAGCTGGCAGAGAAACCGGAGGACGGGCAGGCGGGGCAGCAGGCGATGTCTCTCGCCATCCTCAGGGTCATCCGTCTGGTCAGGGTGTTCAGGATCTTCAAGCTGTCCAGACACTCCAAGGGGCTCCAGATCCTGGGCCAGACCCTGAAGGCCAGCATGCGGGAGCTGGGCCTGctcatcttcttcctcttcaTAGGAGTCATCCTCTTCTCCAGCGCTGTCTACTTCGCCGAGGCCGACGAGGCGGACTCCCAGTTCAGCAGCATCCCAGAAGCCTTCTGGTGGGCCGTGGTTTCTATGACCACCGTCGGCTACGGCGACATGGTGCCCACCACCATCGGCGGGAAGATCGTGGGCTCTCTCTGTGCCATCGCTGGCGTGTTGACCATCGCCCTGCCCGTCCCCGTCATCGTGTCCAACTTCAACTACTTCTACCACCGGGAGACGGAGGGCGAGGAGCAAGCGCAGTACCTGAACACTCCCGTTGCCCCCAAGGCCGACTCAGCAGAGGACCTGAAGAAGAGCAGCAGTAGCGGGAGTGGTTCCCCCCTCAGTAAGTCAGACTACATGGAGATACA
This genomic window from Salvelinus sp. IW2-2015 unplaced genomic scaffold, ASM291031v2 Un_scaffold4160, whole genome shotgun sequence contains:
- the LOC112076952 gene encoding potassium voltage-gated channel subfamily A member 2-like; translated protein: MRASSRKEERPLPENEFQRQVWLLFEYPESSGAARIIAIISVMVILISIVSFCLETLPVFRNDEEDDGNKVFQPFNNSTSSYTSSYFTDPFFILETLCIIWFSFEFLVRFFACPSKAGFFGNIMNIIDIVAIIPYFITLGTELAEKPEDGQAGQQAMSLAILRVIRLVRVFRIFKLSRHSKGLQILGQTLKASMRELGLLIFFLFIGVILFSSAVYFAEADEADSQFSSIPEAFWWAVVSMTTVGYGDMVPTTIGGKIVGSLCAIAGVLTIALPVPVIVSNFNYFYHRETEGEEQAQYLNTPVAPKADSAEDLKKSSSSGSGSPLSKSDYMEIQEAALNHSAEDFRAESLKTGNCTLLANASTLLANANKQANSNTLANTNYVNITKMRTDV